A genomic region of Trichothermofontia sichuanensis B231 contains the following coding sequences:
- a CDS encoding RNA polymerase sigma factor SigF, giving the protein MPSAVTSDLKNETLQLLREYQLSPSPELRNRLTQLNYGLVRREAHHWVSQCTESYEDLVQVGCIGLMRAIERFDMARGHAFSSFAIPYIRGEIQHYLRDKGTPVRIPRRWVALQRQAMWVTQALQQELGRQPTDAEIAKALEIPLTEWQEIKLAHQNRALLSLDAPVRDEVDGTTSLGDLIPDNRCRSFQLAQEDRIRLQQALAKVEERTRDVLEFVFLHDLTQKETAERLGVSSVTVSRHVKRGLEALKKIMKGADD; this is encoded by the coding sequence ATGCCTAGCGCCGTTACAAGCGATCTTAAAAACGAGACCCTGCAATTATTGCGCGAGTACCAACTGTCCCCCTCGCCGGAGTTGCGGAATCGCTTAACCCAACTCAACTACGGGTTAGTGCGACGGGAGGCGCATCACTGGGTCAGCCAATGTACGGAGAGCTACGAGGATCTCGTCCAAGTCGGCTGTATCGGTTTGATGCGGGCGATCGAACGGTTTGATATGGCACGGGGCCACGCCTTTAGTTCCTTTGCCATCCCCTATATTCGGGGTGAAATTCAGCACTACCTGCGGGATAAGGGGACACCGGTGCGCATCCCGCGCCGTTGGGTAGCCCTCCAACGCCAAGCCATGTGGGTAACCCAAGCCCTGCAACAGGAACTCGGACGCCAGCCGACAGATGCGGAAATTGCAAAGGCCCTCGAAATTCCGCTTACCGAATGGCAGGAGATCAAACTGGCGCACCAAAACCGTGCTCTGCTGAGCCTGGATGCCCCTGTGCGAGACGAAGTGGACGGTACCACCTCCTTGGGTGACCTTATTCCCGATAACCGTTGCCGGAGTTTCCAACTGGCCCAGGAGGACCGGATTCGCCTCCAGCAAGCCCTGGCAAAGGTGGAGGAACGCACCCGCGATGTGCTGGAATTTGTCTTTCTCCATGACCTAACCCAGAAGGAAACAGCGGAACGGCTGGGAGTCAGTTCGGTTACGGTGTCACGTCATGTGAAGCGGGGGCTAGAGGCACTAAAGAAAATTATGAAGGGAGCAGATGACTAA
- the aat gene encoding leucyl/phenylalanyl-tRNA--protein transferase gives MASITPLQSSSSDTRFDIAAIVRGYAQGYFLMANDSDNTVGWYTSKQRALIPLDHRFSYPKSLRRVLNQNRFTVAINRDFLGVVEGCANRESTWISQPLKEIYWELYKTGWAYSFETWQGEQLAGGILGIVIGGAFIGESMFYQIPEASKVAMVKLVERLRDRHFLLFDAQISNPHLERFGAYVINNKQYKRLLYQALQRRCSLT, from the coding sequence TTGGCGAGTATTACACCATTGCAAAGCTCGAGTTCTGATACCAGATTTGATATCGCTGCCATTGTCCGGGGATATGCTCAGGGCTATTTTTTAATGGCTAATGATAGCGATAACACCGTGGGCTGGTACACCAGCAAACAACGAGCACTAATCCCCCTTGATCATCGGTTTAGCTATCCTAAATCCTTACGACGTGTGCTGAACCAGAACCGCTTTACTGTCGCCATTAACCGTGATTTTCTAGGAGTTGTAGAGGGATGTGCGAATCGTGAAAGTACCTGGATCTCACAACCTTTGAAAGAGATTTATTGGGAACTGTATAAAACAGGCTGGGCCTATAGTTTTGAAACCTGGCAAGGGGAACAGTTAGCGGGAGGCATCCTCGGTATCGTCATTGGTGGGGCATTCATAGGAGAATCCATGTTCTATCAAATACCAGAAGCCTCAAAAGTCGCAATGGTTAAGCTAGTCGAAAGATTGCGCGATCGACACTTTCTGCTATTTGATGCTCAGATCAGCAATCCTCATCTAGAGCGTTTTGGCGCTTATGTGATCAACAACAAACAATATAAGCGTCTCTTATATCAAGCCCTACAACGCCGTTGTTCCCTAACCTGA
- a CDS encoding glycosyltransferase — translation MNLPSCSLIVVNYNGVHYLKDLFASVHALDYPAASLELILVDNGSQDESLSLLAATFPQVQVIRNPVNSFTKALNLGIQAAQGDYIGFLNNDATVDRTWLRLLVEGLEQHPTVGAISGKLLFPDGRINSVGVEEQPNFYWADRGFGEVDQGQYNTPGEVTALCWAAVLFRRACLEQVGPIDEDFVMYMEDIDYARRCRDRGWRLYYLPTAIAHHQFRGSSQGNTLAEYFCNRNRFLYLAKHEPQALAQAIATSVFFTEHQYDLLHETVPAMLKKLFEHQDTATLNQVLPKLQELLIILYGVDSTDHLWQRLEVLLGYRKPRLGIYDHGLHFIGGGQNYVATAAAAIQDLFDITFIANKPVTIAQLEEWYGLDLSRCQVKVVPIPFYEQRGAQHIDSSLVNDLPENPFDVIAAESRNYDIFGNANMLEKVKPLSPLSVFFCHFPDTQRGPYFAVDDYTFILTNSEFTSKWLRKRWELEPTFLLYPPVEMGTATPDNPPTKEKIILSVGRLEPGGNKKQLEMIQAFQDLVRKHPSELAGWQFWVVGGSTPGNPYLEKVKALIKQSDAPIVVKTNVPRPELQQIYAKSSLFWHACGLGEINPQLYEHFGMATVEAMQSFCVPIVTDGGGQQEIVEQGISGMRFNSIAQMQAQTLELVTDPERLQTMQRAAYERSQRFRKAPFNAKVREFFEFVCQAYSQIQRPDPQAVAHKLCHS, via the coding sequence ATGAATCTACCTAGCTGCTCCTTGATTGTGGTCAACTACAATGGCGTCCATTACCTCAAGGACCTGTTTGCCTCTGTGCACGCCCTGGACTATCCCGCCGCTTCGCTAGAGTTGATTCTAGTCGATAACGGCTCCCAGGATGAGTCCCTGTCCCTGCTGGCTGCCACGTTCCCCCAGGTGCAGGTGATCCGCAACCCGGTGAATAGCTTCACGAAGGCACTCAATTTAGGGATTCAGGCTGCCCAGGGGGATTACATTGGCTTTCTCAATAACGATGCCACGGTTGATCGCACCTGGTTGCGCCTGCTCGTAGAGGGCCTGGAACAACACCCCACGGTGGGGGCGATCAGCGGCAAGCTCCTGTTTCCCGATGGGCGGATTAATAGCGTCGGGGTGGAGGAACAACCGAATTTCTACTGGGCCGATCGCGGCTTTGGTGAGGTCGATCAGGGTCAGTACAACACGCCGGGGGAGGTGACGGCCCTCTGTTGGGCAGCAGTGCTCTTTCGGCGGGCCTGTTTGGAGCAGGTGGGACCGATCGACGAAGATTTCGTCATGTATATGGAGGATATTGACTACGCCCGTCGTTGCCGCGATCGCGGCTGGCGTTTGTACTATCTGCCCACGGCGATCGCCCATCACCAATTCCGCGGCTCCAGTCAGGGCAATACCCTGGCGGAGTATTTCTGCAACCGCAACCGGTTTCTCTACCTCGCCAAGCATGAACCCCAGGCCCTCGCCCAGGCGATCGCCACTTCAGTCTTTTTCACGGAGCACCAGTACGACCTCCTGCACGAAACCGTACCCGCCATGCTAAAAAAACTGTTCGAGCATCAGGATACGGCCACCCTCAACCAGGTGCTCCCCAAGCTCCAGGAACTCTTGATCATCCTCTATGGCGTTGACAGCACCGATCACCTCTGGCAACGCCTGGAGGTGTTGCTGGGTTACCGCAAACCCCGCCTGGGCATCTATGACCACGGCCTCCACTTCATCGGCGGCGGCCAAAACTATGTCGCCACGGCAGCCGCCGCCATCCAGGATCTGTTTGATATTACCTTTATTGCCAATAAACCCGTCACGATCGCCCAGCTAGAGGAATGGTATGGCCTCGATCTGTCCCGCTGCCAGGTGAAGGTGGTGCCAATCCCCTTCTATGAGCAGCGGGGGGCACAGCATATCGATTCCAGCTTGGTCAACGATTTACCCGAAAATCCCTTTGATGTGATCGCCGCTGAAAGTCGCAACTACGATATTTTCGGCAACGCCAATATGCTGGAGAAGGTGAAACCCCTCTCGCCCCTGTCGGTCTTCTTCTGCCACTTCCCCGACACCCAGCGCGGTCCCTACTTCGCCGTCGATGACTACACCTTCATCCTGACCAACAGTGAATTCACCAGCAAGTGGCTGCGCAAACGTTGGGAACTCGAACCCACCTTCCTGCTCTATCCGCCCGTGGAAATGGGGACTGCCACACCGGACAATCCCCCCACTAAGGAAAAAATTATTCTCTCAGTCGGTCGGCTGGAACCGGGCGGCAACAAGAAGCAACTGGAGATGATCCAGGCGTTCCAGGATTTGGTCCGCAAGCACCCCAGTGAACTAGCGGGTTGGCAGTTCTGGGTAGTGGGGGGCAGTACGCCAGGGAATCCCTATCTGGAGAAGGTGAAGGCGCTGATCAAGCAGAGTGACGCACCGATCGTGGTTAAGACCAATGTGCCGCGTCCGGAGCTACAGCAGATCTACGCCAAGTCCAGCCTTTTCTGGCACGCCTGCGGTCTGGGGGAAATCAACCCCCAACTCTATGAACACTTCGGGATGGCGACGGTGGAGGCGATGCAAAGCTTCTGTGTTCCGATCGTCACTGATGGTGGTGGGCAACAGGAAATTGTGGAGCAGGGCATATCGGGGATGCGCTTTAACTCGATCGCGCAAATGCAGGCCCAAACCCTGGAATTAGTAACCGATCCTGAGCGACTGCAAACGATGCAGCGGGCCGCCTACGAGCGTAGTCAACGGTTTCGTAAAGCTCCCTTTAATGCCAAAGTGCGGGAATTTTTTGAATTCGTCTGCCAGGCGTATAGCCAGATTCAGCGTCCCGATCCCCAGGCGGTTGCCCATAAGCTGTGCCATAGCTAG
- a CDS encoding site-2 protease family protein: protein MMQAGWRIGSLFGIPLYLDPSWFLIVAFVALIEGNHWLSDYPEWGPASAYGAGLAMALLLFTSVLLHELGHSIVAISQGIKVNSITLFLFGGIASIEKESNTPGQAFQVAIAGPAVSFGLFIGFSILSQLTGSWAGPLQALTQNLASVNLVLALFNLIPGLPLDGGQVLKTAVWKVTGNRFAGVRWAARSGQFLGWSAIILGLLAFLSRPGMGGVVDAFGLVRRA, encoded by the coding sequence ATGATGCAAGCAGGCTGGCGCATTGGTTCCCTCTTCGGAATTCCCCTTTACCTCGACCCTTCCTGGTTTCTGATTGTTGCCTTCGTGGCCCTGATTGAGGGTAACCATTGGTTATCCGATTATCCCGAATGGGGACCGGCGAGCGCCTATGGGGCAGGGCTGGCAATGGCCCTGTTATTATTCACCTCAGTTTTGCTGCACGAACTGGGGCATAGCATCGTGGCGATCTCCCAAGGGATTAAGGTCAACTCCATTACCCTATTCCTATTCGGAGGAATTGCCTCGATTGAGAAGGAATCCAATACACCGGGACAAGCGTTTCAAGTAGCGATCGCGGGGCCTGCCGTCAGCTTTGGGTTATTTATTGGATTTTCTATCCTATCCCAGCTAACTGGTTCCTGGGCAGGTCCCCTGCAAGCCTTAACCCAGAATCTGGCCTCGGTTAATCTTGTTCTGGCGCTCTTCAACCTGATTCCCGGTCTCCCATTAGATGGCGGGCAAGTTCTGAAGACTGCCGTGTGGAAGGTGACGGGCAATCGCTTTGCGGGGGTACGCTGGGCTGCCCGATCGGGGCAATTCCTGGGGTGGAGTGCTATTATCTTGGGTTTATTGGCTTTCCTCTCAAGGCCAGGGATGGGGGGTGTGGTTGATGCTTTTGGGTTGGTTCGGCGTGCGTAA
- a CDS encoding phosphoribosyltransferase, whose translation MSDFYVSWSDYYRTIEALAIQIHQSQWEFNQIVCLAKGGLRVGDILSRLFRQPLAILATASYGGPNNRVRGAITFGRDLTMTTANLGNRVLVVDDLVDSGITLQKTLVWLDRQYGFYIDEMRTAVLWYKHCSVIKPDYYVQDFADNPWIHQPFESYETLSVAELATLPNPPSDRMT comes from the coding sequence ATGTCAGATTTCTACGTCTCCTGGTCGGATTATTACCGCACGATCGAAGCCCTCGCGATCCAGATTCACCAGTCCCAATGGGAATTTAACCAAATCGTGTGCTTGGCCAAGGGGGGCCTGCGGGTAGGCGATATCCTCTCCCGACTGTTCCGGCAACCCCTGGCAATTTTGGCAACCGCTTCCTACGGGGGGCCAAATAACCGGGTGCGGGGAGCGATTACCTTTGGTCGTGATTTGACCATGACCACAGCTAACCTGGGCAATCGAGTCTTAGTCGTCGATGATCTGGTCGATTCCGGGATCACGTTACAAAAAACCCTAGTGTGGCTCGATCGCCAGTATGGCTTTTACATCGACGAGATGCGGACTGCCGTCCTGTGGTACAAACATTGCTCCGTCATCAAGCCTGATTACTATGTCCAGGACTTTGCTGATAACCCCTGGATTCACCAGCCCTTTGAATCCTACGAAACCCTCAGTGTCGCTGAGCTAGCCACCCTGCCGAACCCACCCAGCGATCGCATGACCTAG
- a CDS encoding response regulator encodes MKILVIEDDEQIAAVLSEMLTAHHYVVEHATDGKTGLDLAQAFTYELIVLDLSIPCLDGLSVCRKLRKQGRLTPILVLTARDSEIDKAQGLDAGADDYVCKPFKALELLARIRALIRRSQATPSPSLTWGPLVMHPLRGEVTFADRPLALTPKEFALLELFLRNPQRIFSRSAILDQLWSYDNPPSESAVTMHIKDLRQKLKAAGLTQDMIETIYGMGYRLKTAPNAAAPMELPAALLASTGEETQAGVTQAIVTPLNEREPSSKSPSDIPRSPGDPLQTNTTAKEATHQSSTPSPSLPDPCPSQSASVPDLTHLIDRFHPHFLQQITFLITLIEDQSWLFRHPPTSPLWQPVRQVVHKLLGTLGTFGYTTGAALAKELDRLLRQEMVLSSAQQGQLKNLLTGLKQALDTPVSPAPKARSPVPTTVGQPKRVLIIDRDRARLDAIQALLPTGKICITIAESLIQVQQILPQVMPDLVLLDLALPSETGTDPRDARQLLQALVQQDPQRPIVVLSPEDSLEERVAVARLGGSRFLPRSTAIEQIVQTLLAILSQGERLAKILAVDDDCALLASLTSLLEPRGLQLTPLSDPHEFWQVLPQVAPDLLILDLEMPTFSGIDLCRVVRQAPSWTHLPILILTSHTDAETVQRVFAAGADDFVGKPVAGPELVTRILNRLERAYRLPPHPPKFPWADAQAPIAKLTADFWSSSLPLPRSLSLEGSSHE; translated from the coding sequence ATGAAAATCCTTGTGATCGAAGATGATGAGCAAATTGCTGCCGTCCTGTCAGAGATGCTGACGGCTCATCACTACGTGGTTGAACATGCGACGGATGGTAAAACCGGTCTAGATTTGGCCCAGGCCTTTACCTATGAGTTGATCGTCCTTGACCTATCAATCCCTTGTCTGGATGGCTTAAGTGTTTGTCGCAAATTAAGGAAACAGGGGCGGTTAACCCCCATCTTGGTTCTCACAGCAAGGGATTCGGAAATTGATAAGGCCCAAGGGCTGGATGCAGGGGCCGATGATTATGTCTGCAAGCCGTTTAAGGCTCTAGAGTTGCTGGCTCGCATTCGGGCGCTGATCCGACGTAGCCAAGCCACGCCTAGCCCCTCCCTCACTTGGGGGCCATTGGTCATGCATCCCCTCCGGGGGGAAGTTACTTTTGCCGATCGGCCTCTGGCCCTGACGCCCAAGGAATTTGCACTACTAGAGTTGTTCCTACGCAATCCGCAGCGGATCTTCAGTCGTAGTGCCATTTTGGATCAACTCTGGTCCTATGATAATCCGCCGTCGGAGTCAGCCGTCACCATGCATATCAAAGACCTGCGGCAGAAACTTAAGGCGGCAGGGTTAACGCAAGACATGATTGAAACCATTTACGGCATGGGCTATCGGCTGAAAACGGCCCCTAATGCTGCGGCACCGATGGAACTGCCAGCAGCGCTACTGGCCTCTACTGGGGAGGAGACCCAGGCCGGGGTGACTCAGGCGATCGTCACCCCACTTAATGAGCGCGAGCCTTCTTCAAAATCCCCCTCAGATATCCCCCGATCGCCCGGCGATCCCCTCCAGACAAATACAACCGCAAAAGAGGCAACCCACCAGTCCTCCACACCCTCACCCTCTCTCCCAGATCCCTGCCCCTCGCAGTCTGCCTCTGTGCCGGACTTGACTCACCTGATTGACCGTTTCCATCCCCACTTCCTCCAGCAGATTACCTTTTTAATCACCCTCATCGAAGATCAGTCCTGGTTGTTCAGGCATCCCCCCACTTCCCCTCTCTGGCAACCCGTCAGGCAGGTTGTCCACAAGCTGCTGGGTACCCTGGGAACCTTTGGCTATACCACGGGTGCAGCGTTGGCCAAAGAGTTGGATCGGCTCCTGCGGCAAGAAATGGTGTTGAGTTCAGCCCAACAGGGTCAACTGAAAAACCTCCTGACCGGCCTGAAACAAGCCCTCGATACACCGGTTTCCCCCGCGCCCAAGGCCCGCTCGCCTGTACCAACGACGGTGGGCCAGCCTAAGCGGGTATTGATCATCGATCGCGATCGCGCCCGCTTGGATGCTATCCAGGCCCTTCTCCCGACTGGGAAAATCTGTATCACGATCGCCGAAAGTCTTATCCAGGTTCAGCAAATCCTCCCCCAAGTGATGCCCGATCTGGTCTTGTTAGACCTTGCCCTCCCGTCCGAGACGGGGACTGATCCCAGGGATGCCAGGCAACTGCTCCAGGCTCTCGTGCAGCAGGATCCTCAGCGCCCCATCGTGGTTCTCAGTCCGGAAGATAGCTTAGAAGAGCGGGTGGCAGTGGCCCGGCTTGGCGGAAGTCGCTTTTTGCCGCGATCGACGGCGATCGAACAAATCGTACAGACCCTGCTGGCCATCCTGTCTCAGGGCGAGCGGCTGGCTAAGATCCTCGCAGTCGATGACGATTGCGCCCTTCTAGCGAGCCTAACGAGCCTTCTGGAGCCGCGGGGATTGCAATTGACACCCCTATCGGACCCCCACGAGTTCTGGCAGGTTTTGCCCCAAGTCGCCCCCGATCTTTTAATTCTGGATCTGGAAATGCCGACTTTCAGCGGGATTGATCTCTGTCGGGTGGTGCGGCAGGCCCCTAGCTGGACCCACCTACCCATCCTGATCTTGACATCCCACACCGATGCCGAGACTGTTCAGCGTGTGTTTGCGGCTGGGGCAGATGACTTTGTGGGCAAGCCCGTAGCGGGACCGGAATTAGTTACCCGGATTCTCAACCGTCTGGAACGGGCCTATCGACTGCCGCCGCACCCACCAAAGTTTCCCTGGGCTGACGCCCAAGCACCGATCGCAAAACTCACTGCTGATTTCTGGAGCAGTAGTCTCCCCCTTCCGCGATCGCTAAGTCTGGAAGGCTCCAGCCATGAGTGA
- the trpD gene encoding anthranilate phosphoribosyltransferase → MSSPATDPNLWPALLQQLLDHQSLSPQQASELMKGWLDEAIPEVLSGAILAALQAKGVSGDELAGMAQVLQAQSRTVETDLPLPSPLIDTCGTGGDGASTFNISTAVAFVAAAAGITVAKHGNRSASGKVGSADVLEALGVNLNAPPEKIRAALNEVGITFLFAPGWHPAMKAVAPLRRTLKVRTIFNLLGPLVNPLPLTGQVLGVPASALVGTIAQALAQLNLPHAIVLHGQENLDEAGLAAPTDLAILSNGQVHTATLDPQLLNLTPAPTHALRGDDVQTNAAILQAVLQGGGTQAQQDVVALNASLALQVGDRIPLEAHSQGLDLAREILKSGAAWDKVQALIRFLQA, encoded by the coding sequence ATGAGTTCTCCCGCTACTGACCCTAACCTCTGGCCTGCCCTGCTTCAGCAACTTCTCGATCATCAATCCCTCTCACCTCAGCAGGCATCTGAGTTAATGAAAGGTTGGCTAGATGAAGCCATCCCAGAGGTGCTATCAGGCGCAATCCTGGCGGCTCTCCAGGCAAAGGGGGTTTCTGGGGATGAACTGGCAGGGATGGCACAAGTGCTCCAGGCCCAATCCCGCACGGTTGAGACGGATCTCCCCCTTCCCTCCCCGCTGATTGATACCTGTGGGACTGGGGGTGATGGGGCTTCAACATTTAATATTTCCACGGCTGTGGCTTTTGTTGCGGCGGCAGCGGGCATTACCGTTGCTAAGCATGGGAATCGATCGGCCTCTGGGAAAGTGGGATCAGCCGACGTGCTGGAAGCGCTGGGGGTGAATCTAAATGCCCCACCGGAGAAGATTCGCGCCGCTCTCAATGAGGTAGGGATCACCTTTTTATTTGCACCGGGTTGGCATCCAGCGATGAAGGCAGTGGCTCCCCTGCGTCGTACCCTCAAGGTACGAACAATTTTCAATTTGCTGGGTCCCCTGGTAAACCCGCTGCCCTTGACGGGCCAGGTATTGGGCGTTCCGGCATCGGCCTTGGTAGGGACGATCGCCCAGGCCCTCGCCCAACTCAACTTACCCCACGCGATCGTCCTGCATGGGCAGGAAAACCTAGATGAGGCAGGGCTAGCGGCGCCAACCGATCTGGCGATCCTGTCCAACGGCCAAGTGCATACGGCCACGCTCGACCCCCAATTGCTGAATTTAACGCCTGCCCCCACCCATGCCCTGCGGGGGGATGATGTCCAAACCAATGCGGCGATTCTCCAGGCAGTGCTCCAGGGGGGGGGCACCCAGGCACAGCAAGATGTCGTGGCGTTGAATGCATCCCTCGCTTTGCAGGTGGGCGATCGTATTCCCCTGGAAGCTCACAGTCAGGGGCTTGACCTCGCCCGCGAGATTCTCAAGAGTGGGGCTGCCTGGGATAAGGTGCAGGCTTTGATCCGATTCCTGCAAGCATAA
- a CDS encoding class I SAM-dependent methyltransferase, with protein MSDIIQQIDKFLYERNFPKACELIKAAVHQGTDLQGRHVLYAHVLLLCKDWPEISMLLPKDTNFFATSGWLASVSVGRPVNSEILPIPWLSYPAIDYLDTLVKRDWKVFEWGAGNSTLWWASKVHSVNSVEDNENWVNELQAKLPDNASVLYRQTQEDYIQTIDSFEDGYFDVIVIDGSYRNRCAKKSMNKLSQSGIVIFDNSDGNEYSEGVIYLTQQGLHRLDFWGLIPAYLYKNCTSLFLKDPKIMQKLPCPYEHSSSVGISCFQAMDKNTK; from the coding sequence ATGTCAGATATAATTCAACAAATTGATAAATTCTTATACGAGAGAAACTTTCCCAAGGCTTGTGAATTAATCAAAGCAGCAGTACATCAAGGTACTGATTTACAAGGCAGACATGTTTTATATGCTCATGTATTGTTGCTGTGTAAAGATTGGCCAGAAATTTCGATGTTGCTCCCTAAAGATACCAACTTTTTTGCAACATCAGGTTGGCTAGCTTCAGTTTCTGTTGGTAGACCAGTCAATTCCGAAATCTTACCCATTCCATGGTTAAGCTATCCTGCAATTGACTATCTTGATACTCTTGTTAAAAGAGATTGGAAAGTATTTGAGTGGGGAGCAGGAAATTCAACTTTATGGTGGGCTTCTAAGGTACATTCAGTCAACTCAGTTGAAGATAATGAAAATTGGGTTAACGAACTTCAAGCCAAGCTACCGGATAATGCTTCAGTACTTTACCGACAAACTCAAGAAGACTATATTCAAACGATTGATTCATTTGAAGACGGCTATTTTGATGTTATAGTTATTGATGGTTCATATCGCAATCGTTGTGCTAAAAAATCTATGAATAAACTTAGTCAATCTGGAATTGTTATTTTTGATAATTCTGATGGTAATGAGTATTCAGAAGGCGTTATCTATTTAACTCAACAAGGTCTACATCGTCTTGATTTCTGGGGATTAATTCCAGCATACCTTTATAAGAACTGCACTTCTTTATTTCTCAAAGATCCTAAGATTATGCAGAAGCTTCCCTGTCCTTATGAACATTCCTCAAGTGTAGGGATTTCATGTTTTCAGGCAATGGATAAGAATACAAAGTAG
- a CDS encoding CBS domain-containing protein produces MLLGWFGVRNADAYSRLTNLQEVLLDLTASDVMTREYRVIDANLTLRQFADNYLLEETHVPTYFAASDGRYRGLVSIADLRKIERSQWEYRTLHDIAQPLTTLPSVEEKTCLADVINKMESVQLPRITVLSPAGAVAGVLDRGDIVRAIAQKLRVPIAEADIRRIKEDSTYPPGMQLQVIARMTSKTN; encoded by the coding sequence ATGCTTTTGGGTTGGTTCGGCGTGCGTAATGCGGACGCCTACAGCCGCCTGACTAACCTCCAGGAAGTGCTGCTAGACCTTACGGCCAGTGATGTCATGACCCGCGAGTACCGCGTGATCGACGCCAACTTGACCCTGCGCCAGTTCGCCGATAATTATCTTCTCGAAGAAACCCACGTCCCCACTTATTTCGCTGCCTCTGATGGTCGGTATCGGGGATTAGTGTCGATCGCAGACCTGCGCAAAATTGAGCGTAGTCAATGGGAATACCGAACCCTACATGACATTGCCCAACCCCTGACCACCCTACCCAGCGTAGAGGAAAAAACCTGCCTCGCCGATGTCATCAACAAAATGGAAAGTGTGCAACTGCCCCGCATTACGGTCCTGTCCCCGGCTGGGGCAGTTGCAGGCGTGCTCGATCGCGGCGATATTGTACGGGCGATCGCCCAAAAACTGCGCGTCCCGATCGCTGAGGCCGACATCCGCCGGATCAAAGAAGACAGCACCTATCCCCCTGGAATGCAACTGCAAGTCATTGCCCGCATGACCTCAAAAACCAACTGA